Proteins encoded by one window of Methermicoccus shengliensis DSM 18856:
- a CDS encoding LAGLIDADG family homing endonuclease: MSGRDDFWWWFVGLVDGEGSFWIRVGKRKNRKSPSIEMGFSVQMSIKELPCLEYIQKELGFGRIYKDPKLPTAKFIVERKEDVNYPALTDGASWGVCRSLPALSPQAGSRSHYPLSFWTHGILSHTSPYGLSSLTAVTRSLYFLSSEYLNLTTHLPLRIPSLAEGVLQATR; this comes from the coding sequence ATGTCTGGTAGAGATGACTTCTGGTGGTGGTTCGTAGGTTTAGTAGATGGGGAAGGAAGTTTTTGGATAAGAGTTGGAAAAAGAAAAAATAGAAAGTCTCCATCAATAGAAATGGGATTTAGTGTCCAGATGTCTATAAAAGAGCTTCCTTGTTTAGAGTATATACAAAAAGAGTTAGGATTTGGGCGAATTTATAAAGACCCAAAGTTACCAACTGCAAAATTCATAGTTGAGAGAAAGGAGGATGTGAACTACCCCGCCCTTACGGACGGGGCTTCGTGGGGAGTTTGCAGGTCGTTGCCTGCCTTATCCCCACAGGCTGGTTCACGCAGCCACTACCCGTTATCCTTCTGGACTCACGGGATACTTTCACACACCAGCCCTTACGGGCTGTCCAGCCTTACGGCTGTTACGAGGTCGTTATACTTTCTATCCTCAGAGTATTTAAACCTGACCACCCACCTCCCCTTGCGTATCCCCTCCCTTGCGGAAGGGGTCTTGCAAGCAACGAGATGA